A window of the Desulfobacula toluolica Tol2 genome harbors these coding sequences:
- a CDS encoding 1-deoxy-D-xylulose-5-phosphate reductoisomerase yields MKRLSILGSTGSIGTSALDIVRMHPDRFRVKALTAANNIDCFAKQIDEFEPELVSVFDEAKALELSRALTGKCRPEILFGEAGYSEAASYHGSDMVLLAMVGAAGLKPALCAIEAKKQIALANKETLVMAGEIVMAKAMENGVSILPVDSEHSAIYQCLKGNQKKDLKTIFLTASGGPFREKPFQAFKEITLKDALNHPTWNMGHKITIDSATLMNKGLEIIEAVHLFDVTPDQIQVLVHPQSIIHSMVGYKDGSILAQMGCPDMKGAIAYALSEPDRIELQMDFPDFTALHCLAFEKPDTQRFPSLLFAIEACRQKGTLPAVMNAANEVAVNAFLQKRIGFLDIFKLISKTMELHTRIDNPDLSGIIEADGWARDKVQSLI; encoded by the coding sequence GAAACGTCTGTCAATTTTAGGATCAACCGGTTCCATTGGTACAAGCGCACTGGATATTGTCAGGATGCATCCTGATCGCTTCCGGGTAAAAGCATTGACAGCTGCGAATAATATAGATTGTTTTGCAAAGCAAATTGATGAATTTGAACCGGAACTGGTTTCGGTTTTTGATGAAGCCAAAGCTCTGGAACTGTCAAGAGCGCTGACAGGAAAATGCAGACCTGAAATCTTGTTTGGTGAGGCCGGATATAGTGAAGCCGCATCATATCATGGTTCAGACATGGTTCTTCTGGCCATGGTTGGTGCAGCAGGTTTAAAGCCAGCTCTTTGCGCCATTGAGGCAAAAAAACAGATTGCCCTTGCCAACAAGGAGACTCTTGTCATGGCAGGTGAAATTGTCATGGCCAAAGCCATGGAAAATGGTGTTTCAATTCTGCCTGTGGACAGCGAACACAGTGCCATTTATCAATGCCTCAAGGGCAACCAGAAAAAAGATTTAAAAACCATATTTTTGACGGCTTCAGGCGGGCCTTTCAGGGAAAAACCATTTCAAGCATTCAAGGAAATTACCTTAAAAGACGCTCTGAATCACCCCACCTGGAATATGGGACATAAAATTACTATAGACTCTGCCACACTCATGAATAAAGGTCTTGAGATTATTGAGGCGGTTCATCTGTTTGATGTTACCCCTGATCAAATCCAGGTGCTTGTTCATCCCCAGAGTATTATCCATTCCATGGTCGGGTATAAAGACGGCAGTATTCTTGCACAAATGGGATGCCCGGATATGAAGGGGGCGATTGCTTATGCCTTGTCTGAACCTGATCGAATTGAACTGCAAATGGATTTTCCTGATTTTACAGCACTTCATTGCCTGGCATTTGAAAAACCTGATACCCAAAGGTTTCCCTCCCTTTTATTCGCAATTGAGGCCTGTCGGCAAAAAGGAACTTTGCCGGCTGTCATGAATGCCGCCAATGAAGTGGCGGTCAATGCCTTTCTTCAAAAACGCATCGGTTTTTTAGATATTTTTAAATTGATTTCCAAAACAATGGAACTTCATACCCGGATTGACAATCCCGATCTTTCAGGTATTATTGAAGCCGATGGTTGGGCACGGGACAAAGTGCAATCTCTGATATAA
- the rseP gene encoding RIP metalloprotease RseP: MGHSAIAFIIVIGILVFIHEFGHFIAARLCGVGVEVFSLGFGPKILKKRYGRTQYCLSAIPLGGYVKMVGEEPGSEIDPEDINSSFTHKSLLQKSIIVAAGPFFNFFLAIFIFFILYQFSGIYLAEPVVGQVLEDTPAFTAGIKPGDVIKEINQVKIESFEDIPRIIATGYGKQLDFIVERDARLIELVISPVLSPGKNVFGEEIEKYIIGIVGSGESYHKKLNLFQALQHSIKDTYGLVKLTLLSVVKMINGSISADNLGGPLMIAQMAGEQAKAGMMNFAWFIALLSVNLGIINLFPIPVLDGGHLLFFGIEALTGKAVSDSLREKLIKFGAAVLVALMVFVFYNDIVRMFNGG; this comes from the coding sequence ATGGGGCATTCGGCTATAGCATTTATTATTGTTATTGGTATTCTTGTTTTTATCCACGAATTTGGACACTTTATTGCGGCCAGGCTTTGTGGTGTAGGTGTTGAGGTGTTTTCCCTGGGTTTTGGACCTAAAATTCTTAAAAAGAGATATGGCCGCACTCAGTATTGCCTGTCTGCAATACCTCTTGGCGGATATGTTAAAATGGTGGGAGAAGAGCCTGGAAGCGAAATTGATCCGGAAGATATCAACTCTTCTTTTACTCATAAATCTTTGTTGCAAAAAAGCATCATTGTTGCAGCAGGTCCGTTCTTTAATTTTTTTCTGGCTATTTTTATTTTTTTTATCCTTTACCAGTTTTCAGGTATTTACCTGGCAGAACCGGTCGTGGGTCAAGTTTTGGAAGATACGCCGGCTTTTACGGCAGGAATAAAACCGGGGGATGTGATCAAAGAGATCAACCAGGTTAAAATCGAATCTTTTGAAGATATTCCCAGGATTATAGCTACAGGTTATGGAAAACAATTGGATTTTATTGTTGAGCGTGACGCAAGACTTATTGAGCTTGTTATATCTCCTGTTCTTTCGCCAGGTAAAAATGTATTTGGTGAAGAAATTGAAAAATATATTATTGGTATTGTCGGCAGCGGGGAATCTTATCACAAGAAACTTAATCTTTTTCAGGCTTTGCAGCATTCCATCAAGGATACTTATGGGCTTGTGAAGTTAACCCTGCTGTCTGTTGTGAAAATGATCAATGGCAGTATTTCAGCAGATAACCTGGGCGGTCCTTTAATGATTGCTCAAATGGCCGGTGAGCAGGCAAAAGCAGGTATGATGAATTTTGCCTGGTTTATTGCCTTGCTGTCAGTAAATCTTGGTATCATCAATCTTTTTCCAATTCCCGTTTTGGACGGCGGCCATCTATTGTTTTTCGGCATTGAAGCTTTGACCGGCAAAGCCGTCAGTGATAGCTTGCGGGAAAAATTGATTAAATTCGGCGCAGCAGTGCTTGTGGCACTCATGGTTTTTGTTTTTTATAATGACATTGTAAGAATGTTCAATGGTGGATAA